Within Pelistega ratti, the genomic segment CATCATTGAGTTGATGCTCTATTTTGAGTTGGAAATTATCTACTTTACCAATGGTTTGATTGTTGGGTTCATCTAAACGGCGAGAAATAGGAATATTCGGTTTACGACCGCCATCACTCACAACCAAAGCTGTTCCTCGGTCAAAAGGTTGTTCATAGTCTAAATGTTCATAAGCCATTAAGATTTTGGTTTTATTATTTTCCCATGAGAGAGAAGGGGCATAAGTAGTGCTTTTAATACGACCAAAATTACGCCAATAATCTTTATCTTGTTTATCATAAATAAAACGATAGGCAAAACCATTTCCCAATGGACCTGTAAAGTCTAACTGTGTTCCCCAAGCACTATGATTGCCTGAACCAACACTAAGGGCATATTTAGGGGTGTTTAATGGCTTTTTGGTGACAACATTAATCACACCACCCGGGTCTTGGATACCGTATAGTACAGATGCTGGACCTTTGAGCACTTCTACGGTTTCAGTGGTTGCTCCAAAGTTATGAGAAGGGCCTGCTTGCATACCATTACGCATAATAGAATTATCACGGTTTCCACCAAACCCTCGTTTTTGAACGGCATCAAAAATTCCCCCGAGTGTATTTGCCTCACTAACACCACTGACTGTTGCTAATGCATCTACTAAATTATTAGGACGGCGATCTTGTATCAGTTGAGAGGTAACAACATTCACTGTGGTTGGGGTGTCAATAATAGGGACATCAACTTTAGATACGGCAGATGTACCAATGGCATGATAACCTAATTGTTTGAGTTCGCCCGATGTAACATCGATTTGATCTAACTCATCATTGTCGGTCAGTGTTTCTGCAAAAGCAGGCGAGGAAAAAGCAAGTAAAAGAGTAGAGGAGATGAGGGTTAATTTGAATTGTTGCATAACTTACATTTAAAGAAAATTATAAAAAATATGAAAAAATAATTTTATAAAATGCGAAAACCCCTAAAAAGGGGTTTTCGTTTGCCGATTAACGAATGGAAAACTTAATCGGTATGGTGAGAGAGGAGGCTACACCAGGCGGTTTAGGGCCAATTGATCTTGCCCGTTTCACGGCTTGTACAGCAGCATTATCTAAATCATCCGAACCAGATGATTTAACCAACCGTATATTACTAAGACTACCATCATTATTTAGGGTAAAACTGACAGTGGCTATACCTTGTTTACGCATCATTCTTGCCCGTTGAGGGTAGGTTTTGTTGCGTTCAATTTCACGGCGTAAAGCACTTTGATAGGCTTTTACTTCATCGCCACCTCTGCCTGGCCCTACAAGATTAGGGTTTGTCGTGGTCGCACCATCAATACCTGTCGCTACAGAGTTTACTTTTGCGTCTGAATTTACATTACGATCGCCAATAGGTAAATCTTTACGGATAGGTTTTTCCTTCGTATGCTTAGGTTTCTCTTTTGGTGGTTTAGGTTTAGGCTTATCCTTAGGAGGTTTTGGTTTCTCCTTAGGTTTTTCCGGTTCAGGTTTTTGAGGGGGAGGTTCAGGCTTAATCGTAGGATCAGCAACCTCTTCTTTAGGCTCTTCCTGAACAATAGGTTCTGGCTCGGGTTCTGGTTCAGGCTCAGGTTCTGCTACGACCATTCCTTGTAGCATTTCCATTGAAATACTGGTAGAAATAATCTCAGCAGTATGCCCATTTGCACTCTCATCTTCATGAAAAATAGCATAATATATTGCTGCAAAAAGCGAAGAGTGAAAGAGCAAGGAAACCAGAAAACCTAACCAAAAAGGTTGTTTATTTGTCATTGCTACTCGCCTTTTCTTTCATAGTGACAATGGCGACATTTTTAATGTCATTTTTTGCCATGATATCGGTCAAGGTAACAAAGTCTTGAAATGTAGCACTTGCATCTACTTTAAGCGTTACTTTTTGTGCTTTATCCCATGAGGCAATCTCTTTTTCTAAACTTTCAATATCAATCGGTTTATCATTAAAAAAGATTTCACCTTTATCCGTTACCGTTAAAAGTTTTGCTAAATCATCGGATTTAAAGGCAACGGTACTACTTGCTTTAGGTACATTAACTTGAATCTTACCCTGAGAAATAAAAGAGGCGGTGATTAGCACAATTGCTAGTAAGACCAGCATAATGTCGATGAAAGGAATGATATTAATTTCATCAAACTTCTTGGCGTTTTTCACCTTTATTCTCCTGTGTGATGCGTACCGTTTAATGCTTGCCATTTAAGGCGGTTTACTTCTACTTTACGGTTAAGACCGTTGTAGCAAACCATAGCAGGAATGGCAACAAGAATACCGACAGCAGTTGCTTTAAGGGCTAGTGATAGGTTTAGCATAATTGCAGATGCATCAATATCACCACCTGAATTACCTAATTCGTAGAAAGTTAATAAGATACCGATAACAGTACCTAATAAACCTACATAAGGGGCGTTAGAGCCAATAGTTGAAATAATAGTGAGGTTACGGTTTAAATCAATATCTAATTGATGGATGTTTTCATATTTAGCGACATTAACACGGCTTAAAAATATAAAACGTTCAATGACAAACCAAACGAGTAAAAAACTCATAAAAGCAAGTAATCCAAGAATGATATAGTCAATGTAGGCATGTAAAAAATCAAACAATTGTGACATTATATGAAACACCTTTAATGATAAATAATATAAATCTAATTGATAACTAATATCAATTAGATTGCCTATTGTAGCAAAAGTGAATGATTACGCAAGTAAAATCAGCTTTATATGACAAAAATATTATGTCGTTCTTTATTGTAATCAAATAAAAAAGTCAAAATAACAATTAGGAAAATTTATTACTAATTAGTACGTTAAGTAGATGAAATTTGTTAGAA encodes:
- a CDS encoding energy transducer TonB family protein — protein: MTNKQPFWLGFLVSLLFHSSLFAAIYYAIFHEDESANGHTAEIISTSISMEMLQGMVVAEPEPEPEPEPEPIVQEEPKEEVADPTIKPEPPPQKPEPEKPKEKPKPPKDKPKPKPPKEKPKHTKEKPIRKDLPIGDRNVNSDAKVNSVATGIDGATTTNPNLVGPGRGGDEVKAYQSALRREIERNKTYPQRARMMRKQGIATVSFTLNNDGSLSNIRLVKSSGSDDLDNAAVQAVKRARSIGPKPPGVASSLTIPIKFSIR
- the exbD gene encoding TonB system transport protein ExbD → MKNAKKFDEINIIPFIDIMLVLLAIVLITASFISQGKIQVNVPKASSTVAFKSDDLAKLLTVTDKGEIFFNDKPIDIESLEKEIASWDKAQKVTLKVDASATFQDFVTLTDIMAKNDIKNVAIVTMKEKASSNDK
- the exbB gene encoding TonB-system energizer ExbB, giving the protein MSQLFDFLHAYIDYIILGLLAFMSFLLVWFVIERFIFLSRVNVAKYENIHQLDIDLNRNLTIISTIGSNAPYVGLLGTVIGILLTFYELGNSGGDIDASAIMLNLSLALKATAVGILVAIPAMVCYNGLNRKVEVNRLKWQALNGTHHTGE